The Diadema setosum chromosome 1, eeDiaSeto1, whole genome shotgun sequence genome has a window encoding:
- the LOC140226858 gene encoding barrier-to-autointegration factor-like, translated as MAQTTSQKHRDFVSEPMGEKPVTDLAGIGVVIGGRLTDKGFDKAYVLLGQFLVLKKDEDMFLDWLKEEGGANKKQASDCFHCLKDWCDSYL; from the exons ATGGCACAGACGACTTCACAGAAGCATAGAGACTTCGTGTCAGAACCCATGGGGGAAAAGCCAGTGACAGACTTGGCAGGGATAGGGGTTGTCATTGGTGGTCGCCTGACAGACAAAGGCTTTGACAAA GCCTATGTTTTGCTGGGTCAGTTCCTGGTGCTGAAAAAGGATGAGGACATGTTCCTAGACTGGTTGAAGGAAGAGGGAGGAGCAAACAAGAAACAAGCCTCGGACTGCTTCCATTGCTTGAAAGACTGGTGTGACAGTTACCTGTAA